The Pseudomonas sp. G2-4 genome window below encodes:
- the pncB gene encoding nicotinate phosphoribosyltransferase — protein sequence MSESVFADRIVQNLLDTDFYKLTMMQAVLHNYPNVEVEWEFRCRNSEDLRPYLAEIRFQIERLAELNLSADQLGFLERISFLKPDFLRFLGLFRFNLRYVHTGIDNGELFIRLRGPWLHVILFEVPLLAIVSEVRNRYRYREIVLEQAREQLYRKFDWLSANASADELSELQVADFGTRRRFSYRVQEEVVNVLKHDFPGRFVGTSNVHLSRELDMKPLGTMAHEWIMAHQQLGPRLIDSQIAALDCWVREYRGLLGIALTDCITMDAFLKDFDLFFAKLFDGLRHDSGDPIIWAEKAIAHYHKLGIDPMSKTLVFSDSLTLPKCLEIFRALRGRINVSFGIGTNLTCDIPGVEPMSIVLKMISCDGQPVAKISDEPGKTHCKDPNFVAYMRHVFQVPAALSDTSSKE from the coding sequence ATGAGCGAGAGTGTGTTTGCCGATCGTATCGTGCAGAACCTGCTCGACACCGACTTCTATAAACTGACGATGATGCAGGCGGTGCTGCACAACTACCCCAACGTCGAAGTCGAATGGGAATTTCGCTGCCGCAACAGCGAGGACCTGCGGCCGTATCTGGCGGAGATCCGCTTTCAGATCGAACGCCTGGCGGAGTTGAACCTGAGCGCCGACCAGTTGGGGTTCCTGGAGCGCATCAGCTTTCTCAAGCCGGACTTCCTGCGCTTTCTGGGCCTTTTCCGCTTCAACCTGCGCTACGTTCACACTGGCATCGACAACGGCGAGCTGTTCATCCGCCTGCGCGGGCCGTGGCTGCATGTGATTCTGTTCGAAGTGCCGTTGCTGGCCATTGTCAGCGAAGTGCGCAATCGCTATCGCTACCGTGAAATTGTCTTGGAACAGGCGCGGGAACAGTTGTATCGCAAGTTCGACTGGCTGAGCGCCAACGCCAGCGCCGATGAATTGTCCGAACTGCAGGTAGCGGACTTCGGCACCCGTCGGCGGTTTTCCTACCGGGTCCAGGAAGAAGTGGTGAACGTGCTCAAGCACGACTTCCCCGGGCGTTTTGTCGGCACCAGCAATGTCCACCTGTCCCGGGAGCTGGACATGAAGCCCTTGGGCACCATGGCCCATGAATGGATCATGGCCCACCAGCAACTGGGCCCACGGCTGATTGACAGCCAGATCGCCGCCCTCGACTGCTGGGTGCGCGAGTACCGGGGCCTGCTAGGGATCGCGCTGACCGACTGCATTACCATGGACGCTTTCCTGAAGGACTTCGATCTGTTCTTCGCCAAGCTGTTCGACGGTTTGCGCCATGACTCCGGTGACCCGATCATCTGGGCCGAAAAAGCCATCGCTCACTATCACAAGCTCGGGATCGACCCGATGAGCAAGACCCTGGTCTTCTCCGACAGCCTGACTTTGCCCAAATGCCTGGAGATTTTTCGGGCCTTGCGTGGTCGCATTAATGTCAGCTTCGGTATTGGCACCAACCTGACGTGTGACATTCCGGGTGTAGAGCCCATGAGCATCGTGCTTAAAATGATCAGCTGTGACGGGCAACCCGTGGCCAAGATTTCAGACGAGCCCGGCAAGACCCATTGCAAGGACCCGAATTTCGTCGCCTACATGCGACACGTGTTCCAAGTACCTGCCGCCCTTTCTGACACATCAAGCAAGGAGTGA
- the nadE gene encoding ammonia-dependent NAD(+) synthetase codes for MQAVQREIAEQLKVQPPFADDAALKADIARRVSFIQDCLVNSGLKTLVLGISGGVDSLTAGLLAQRAMRELREKTGNAAYKFIAVRLPYETQFDEHDAQASVDFIEPDERHTVNIGPAVKALANEVLAFEGKAPGMRDFVVGNTKARMRMVAQYTIAGAEQGLVIGTDHAAEAVMGFFTKFGDGACDLAPLSGLVKSQVRAIARDFGAPESLVEKVPTADLEDLSPGKPDEAAHGVTYGEIDAFLHGKTIREEAARIICDTYRKTEHKRVMPYAP; via the coding sequence ATGCAAGCCGTACAGCGTGAGATTGCTGAACAGCTCAAGGTCCAGCCACCGTTCGCCGATGACGCCGCCCTCAAGGCCGACATCGCCCGCCGGGTGAGCTTTATTCAGGATTGCCTGGTCAACTCCGGGCTCAAGACCCTCGTACTGGGCATCAGTGGCGGGGTCGACTCGTTGACCGCCGGCCTCCTGGCCCAGCGCGCCATGCGCGAGCTACGGGAGAAAACCGGTAACGCGGCCTACAAGTTCATCGCCGTGCGCTTACCGTACGAAACCCAGTTCGACGAACATGACGCACAAGCCAGTGTGGACTTCATCGAACCGGACGAGCGCCATACCGTCAACATCGGCCCGGCGGTCAAGGCACTGGCCAACGAGGTCCTGGCGTTCGAAGGCAAGGCGCCGGGCATGCGGGATTTCGTGGTGGGCAATACCAAGGCGCGGATGCGCATGGTGGCGCAGTACACCATCGCGGGCGCCGAGCAGGGCCTGGTGATCGGCACCGATCACGCGGCCGAAGCCGTGATGGGTTTCTTCACCAAGTTCGGTGACGGCGCCTGCGACCTGGCCCCGCTGAGCGGCCTGGTGAAAAGCCAGGTCCGCGCCATCGCCCGGGATTTCGGCGCGCCGGAATCACTGGTGGAAAAAGTCCCCACCGCCGACCTCGAAGACCTGTCCCCCGGCAAACCCGACGAAGCCGCCCACGGCGTGACCTACGGCGAGATCGATGCCTTCCTGCACGGCAAGACGATCCGCGAAGAAGCAGCCCGAATCATCTGCGACACCTACCGCAAGACCGAGCACAAGCGGGTGATGCCGTACGCCCCGTGA
- the azu gene encoding azurin — protein MFAKLVAVSLLTLASSQLMAAECKTTIDSTDQMSFNTKAIEIDKSCKTFTVELTHSGSLPKNVMGHNWVLSKEADMQAIATDGVGAGIDKDYLKEGDARIIAHTKLIGAKETDSVTFDVSKLDAAQKYGFFCSFPGHISMMKGTVTLK, from the coding sequence ATGTTTGCCAAACTTGTTGCAGTATCCCTGTTAACGCTGGCCAGCAGCCAACTGATGGCAGCGGAGTGCAAGACCACGATCGACTCGACCGACCAGATGTCCTTTAACACCAAGGCCATCGAGATCGACAAGAGCTGCAAGACCTTCACCGTTGAACTGACTCATTCGGGCAGCCTGCCAAAAAATGTCATGGGCCATAACTGGGTGCTGAGTAAAGAGGCGGATATGCAGGCGATCGCCACTGATGGCGTGGGCGCTGGTATCGACAAGGACTATCTGAAAGAAGGGGATGCCCGCATCATTGCTCACACCAAGCTCATCGGGGCCAAGGAGACTGACTCGGTGACCTTTGATGTGTCGAAGCTCGACGCGGCGCAGAAATACGGTTTCTTCTGTTCGTTCCCGGGGCACATCTCGATGATGAAAGGTACTGTGACTCTGAAATAA
- a CDS encoding TIGR00730 family Rossman fold protein, translating into MSIASVCVFCGASTGTNPAYREAAQALGRALAERKLTLVYGGGAVGLMGIVADAALAAGGEVIGIIPQSLKDKEIGHSGLTRLEVVDGMHARKARMAELSDAFIALPGGLGTLEELFEVWTWGQLGYHGKPLGLLEVNGFYSKLTGFLDHIVDEGFVRAPHRDMLQVSDAPHNLLDALDEWQPSVQPKWAEQKPS; encoded by the coding sequence ATGTCCATCGCGTCTGTTTGTGTATTTTGCGGCGCCAGCACCGGCACGAACCCAGCCTATCGTGAAGCGGCACAGGCCTTGGGACGAGCGTTGGCGGAGCGAAAGCTGACCCTGGTCTATGGCGGTGGAGCCGTGGGCCTGATGGGCATCGTCGCCGATGCGGCCCTGGCGGCTGGCGGCGAGGTCATTGGCATCATCCCGCAAAGCCTGAAAGACAAGGAAATCGGCCACAGCGGCCTGACCCGCCTGGAGGTGGTGGACGGCATGCACGCCCGTAAAGCGCGCATGGCCGAACTCAGCGATGCCTTCATCGCCCTGCCCGGCGGCCTCGGCACGCTGGAAGAACTGTTCGAAGTCTGGACCTGGGGCCAGCTCGGCTACCACGGTAAACCGCTGGGATTGCTGGAAGTGAACGGGTTCTACAGCAAACTCACCGGTTTTCTCGATCATATCGTCGACGAAGGCTTCGTCCGCGCGCCGCATCGTGACATGCTGCAAGTGAGCGACGCACCGCATAACCTGCTCGATGCGCTGGACGAATGGCAACCGTCGGTGCAGCCAAAGTGGGCCGAACAAAAACCCAGCTAA
- a CDS encoding NUDIX domain-containing protein, whose translation MFPVSIKGVLQSPEGLVVLMLNERDEWELPGGRIELGETAPQCLAREIDEELAVEVSVGEPLDSYLFEVIPGKHVFISTYRCQLLGGFVPMISHEHKEIGLFEPGRLPGNLPTGYRDSIIKALGL comes from the coding sequence ATGTTCCCTGTATCTATCAAAGGCGTGCTGCAATCCCCCGAAGGCCTGGTCGTGCTAATGCTCAACGAACGGGATGAATGGGAGTTGCCTGGCGGGCGGATCGAGTTGGGCGAAACGGCGCCGCAATGCCTGGCGCGGGAGATCGACGAGGAACTGGCTGTTGAGGTAAGCGTGGGGGAGCCGCTGGATTCGTACTTGTTCGAGGTCATTCCCGGCAAGCACGTCTTCATCTCCACTTACCGCTGCCAATTACTGGGCGGTTTCGTGCCGATGATCAGTCATGAACACAAGGAAATCGGGCTGTTCGAACCGGGGCGGTTGCCGGGCAATCTGCCAACAGGTTATCGCGATTCGATTATCAAGGCGCTAGGGTTGTGA
- a CDS encoding transglutaminase family protein translates to MNARYQILHDTHYHYDSPVSLAQQLAHLWPRPCDWQRCTEQMLLISPEPTTRRDELDVFGNPLTRLAFERPHDELLVNARLSVEVLARPQLDFNLSPAWESTCHALTYSGRPLAAPLLEACRYRFESPYVHLKRSFVEFSESCFPPGRPLMLCVRALMEKIFDEFTFDAEATHVATPLVEVLERRRGVCQDFAHLMLACVRSRGLAARYVSGYLLTQPPPGQPRLIGADASHAWISVYCPVLGWVDFDPTNNVQPALEHITLAWGRDFSDVSPLRGVILGGGSHDPEVRVTVMPLES, encoded by the coding sequence ATGAACGCTCGTTACCAGATCCTCCACGACACCCATTATCACTACGACAGCCCAGTATCCCTGGCCCAGCAGCTTGCCCACCTGTGGCCGCGACCCTGTGACTGGCAGCGTTGCACCGAGCAGATGTTGTTGATCAGCCCGGAGCCGACCACCCGTCGCGATGAGCTGGATGTGTTTGGCAATCCGCTGACCCGCCTGGCCTTCGAACGGCCCCATGACGAGTTGTTGGTCAACGCTCGTCTGAGCGTCGAGGTGCTGGCCCGCCCGCAGCTGGATTTCAACCTGTCCCCAGCCTGGGAGTCGACCTGTCACGCGCTGACCTACAGCGGCCGGCCGCTGGCTGCGCCGCTGCTGGAGGCGTGCCGCTACCGCTTCGAGTCGCCTTATGTGCACCTTAAGCGGAGCTTTGTCGAGTTTTCCGAAAGTTGCTTTCCGCCGGGGCGTCCATTGATGCTCTGCGTTCGGGCGCTGATGGAAAAGATCTTCGATGAGTTCACCTTCGATGCCGAAGCGACTCACGTGGCGACGCCGCTGGTGGAGGTGTTGGAACGGCGGCGGGGTGTGTGCCAGGATTTTGCCCACCTGATGCTGGCATGCGTGCGCTCCCGCGGGCTGGCGGCGCGCTACGTCAGTGGCTATCTGCTGACCCAGCCGCCGCCCGGCCAGCCACGGCTGATCGGTGCCGATGCCTCCCACGCCTGGATTTCGGTGTATTGCCCGGTGCTGGGTTGGGTGGACTTCGACCCGACCAACAACGTGCAACCCGCCCTGGAACACATCACCCTGGCCTGGGGCCGGGATTTTTCCGATGTGTCGCCGTTGCGGGGAGTGATCCTGGGGGGCGGGAGTCATGATCCCGAGGTGCGGGTGACGGTGATGCCGCTGGAGTCATGA